A portion of the Corynebacterium ammoniagenes DSM 20306 genome contains these proteins:
- a CDS encoding metallophosphoesterase family protein translates to MARTLWAVSDLHVTFKENQAVVDKLAPRDPGDWLIVAGDVAERIPDIVRTLKPLAQRFAKVIWVPGNHELFNRATERVKGKARYRALVGELRAIGVVTPEDPYPVFGGVTICPLFTLYDYSFRPLGLTAKQAVAQAKIKLDDELAIARYVDVEQWCAERIEYSEDRLDGVSGQTILVNHWPLVVEPTHRLFEPDIALWCGTTATRHWAVKYHASLVIHGHLHIPAETRVDGVSHIDVSLGYPFEKHPPQHQRRWPLEVMQAP, encoded by the coding sequence GCTTGCTCCCCGCGACCCTGGTGACTGGTTAATTGTTGCCGGCGATGTTGCCGAGCGCATCCCAGATATCGTGCGCACTCTCAAACCCTTAGCCCAGCGTTTTGCCAAGGTAATCTGGGTACCGGGCAATCATGAACTGTTTAACCGTGCCACGGAAAGAGTCAAAGGCAAGGCCCGCTACCGTGCCCTGGTGGGCGAATTGCGCGCGATCGGCGTGGTCACACCCGAAGACCCGTACCCGGTCTTTGGTGGGGTGACAATCTGCCCGCTTTTTACGCTGTACGATTACAGCTTCCGCCCGCTGGGCCTGACAGCGAAGCAGGCAGTGGCACAAGCAAAGATCAAGCTTGACGATGAATTGGCCATCGCCCGATACGTTGATGTTGAACAGTGGTGTGCGGAACGGATTGAATACTCCGAAGACCGACTGGATGGGGTTAGTGGGCAGACGATTTTGGTCAATCACTGGCCGCTGGTGGTGGAACCAACCCATCGGCTTTTTGAACCAGATATTGCGCTGTGGTGCGGTACTACCGCGACTAGGCATTGGGCGGTGAAATACCATGCCAGCTTGGTCATTCACGGACATTTGCACATTCCTGCCGAAACCCGCGTGGACGGAGTAAGCCACATCGATGTATCGCTGGGCTACCCCTTTGAAAAACACCCTCCGCAGCACCAGCGGCGGTGGCCCCTGGAAGTTATGCAAGCGCCTTAG